One Stenotrophomonas sp. SAU14A_NAIMI4_5 DNA segment encodes these proteins:
- a CDS encoding monovalent cation:proton antiporter-2 (CPA2) family protein — MHSGGLELALVLLLAAVIAVPVFKKFGFGAVLGYLAAGVVLGPDGLGFVQDADRILGAAEIGVVMLLFVIGLELSPARLKVMRRSVFGAGAAQVALSGLLLGGLLLLDHFQWKSALVVGIALALSSTAVGLQLLSEHKAINSDHGRLGFAILLFQDLIAIPLLAAIPLLGGAKNETLRWEDAAVALGALAVVILCGRPVLRKVFGIIARTRSPEVFTATALLVVLGTAWFMQEAGLSPSLGAFLAGVLLSDSEFRHELEAQIEPFKGLLLGLFFIAVGMGIDLDRIAAEPWLIATGVAALLVVKFSLLYLIGRIAKLGSRQSLLLGSVLWLGGEFAFVVFNEAQRAHLLGDANHDRLVAIVGLSMAITPLLMLVLLKLLGREKPAPRDAAPADKVAPDNQPKVLIAGMGRFGQVIARLLNAQKVPFVALEANPDTVADLRRFGNQLYYGDPTRPEMLRAAGGEHIDVFVITVDDPETNLRAVRMVRRLYPDAKVLARARNRQHAWRLMDMSAEPFREVFGTSLEMSGRVLTALGVAADVAQRHVQRFREHDEQLLRDQYLVYDDEAAVIQTSRDARNDLMHLFEADAESDEK, encoded by the coding sequence ATGCATAGCGGTGGTCTGGAACTGGCGCTTGTACTGCTGCTGGCCGCGGTGATCGCGGTGCCGGTGTTCAAGAAGTTCGGCTTTGGCGCAGTGCTCGGCTACCTCGCCGCCGGCGTGGTGCTGGGCCCGGACGGACTGGGCTTCGTGCAGGATGCCGACCGCATCCTCGGCGCGGCCGAGATCGGCGTGGTGATGCTGCTGTTCGTCATCGGCCTGGAGCTGTCGCCCGCCCGCCTGAAGGTGATGCGGCGCTCGGTGTTCGGCGCGGGTGCGGCGCAGGTGGCGCTGTCCGGCCTGCTGCTGGGTGGCCTGCTGCTGCTCGATCATTTCCAGTGGAAGAGCGCGCTGGTGGTCGGCATCGCGCTGGCCCTGTCCTCCACCGCGGTGGGCCTGCAGCTGCTGTCCGAACACAAGGCGATCAACAGCGACCATGGCCGGCTGGGCTTTGCGATCCTGCTGTTCCAGGACCTGATCGCGATCCCGCTGCTGGCTGCCATCCCGCTGCTGGGCGGGGCGAAGAACGAGACCCTGCGCTGGGAAGACGCGGCCGTGGCGCTGGGTGCGCTGGCGGTGGTGATCCTGTGCGGGCGCCCGGTGCTGCGCAAGGTGTTCGGCATCATCGCCCGCACCCGCAGCCCGGAAGTGTTCACCGCCACTGCGCTGCTGGTGGTGCTGGGCACCGCGTGGTTCATGCAGGAGGCCGGCCTCAGCCCCAGCCTGGGCGCGTTCCTGGCCGGCGTGCTGTTGTCCGATTCGGAATTCCGCCACGAGCTGGAAGCGCAGATCGAGCCGTTCAAGGGCCTGCTGCTGGGCCTGTTCTTCATCGCCGTGGGCATGGGCATCGACCTCGACCGCATCGCTGCCGAGCCGTGGCTGATCGCCACCGGCGTGGCCGCGTTGCTGGTGGTGAAGTTCAGCCTGCTGTACCTGATCGGCCGCATCGCCAAACTGGGGTCGCGGCAGTCGCTGCTGCTGGGCAGCGTGCTGTGGCTGGGCGGCGAGTTCGCCTTCGTGGTGTTCAACGAAGCGCAGCGCGCGCACCTGCTGGGCGACGCCAACCATGACCGGCTGGTGGCCATCGTCGGCCTGTCGATGGCGATCACGCCGCTGCTGATGCTGGTGCTGCTGAAGCTGCTGGGCCGGGAAAAGCCGGCGCCGCGCGATGCCGCACCGGCCGACAAGGTGGCCCCGGACAACCAGCCCAAGGTGCTGATCGCCGGCATGGGCCGCTTCGGCCAGGTGATCGCGCGCCTGCTGAACGCGCAGAAGGTGCCGTTCGTGGCACTGGAAGCGAACCCGGACACCGTGGCCGACCTGCGCCGCTTCGGCAACCAGCTCTACTACGGCGACCCGACCCGGCCGGAGATGCTGCGCGCCGCGGGCGGCGAGCATATCGACGTGTTCGTGATCACCGTGGACGATCCGGAAACCAACCTGCGCGCGGTGCGCATGGTGCGCCGCCTGTACCCGGACGCGAAGGTGCTGGCGCGCGCACGCAACCGCCAGCACGCGTGGCGGTTGATGGACATGTCGGCCGAGCCGTTCCGCGAGGTGTTTGGTACCAGCCTGGAAATGAGCGGGCGCGTGCTGACCGCGCTGGGCGTGGCCGCGGACGTGGCACAGCGCCATGTGCAGCGGTTCCGCGAGCATGACGAACAGCTGCTGCGCGACCAGTACCTGGTCTACGACGACGAAGCCGCGGTGATCCAGACCTCGCGCGATGCACGCAACGACCTGATGCATCTGTTCGAGGCCGACGCGGAAAGCGACGAGAAGTAG
- a CDS encoding ankyrin repeat domain-containing protein, translating into MTELSRPRALSIAFVLGAVLALASVVGGLPGAVLAALAQPAFALGVSWWRRSRTLQAPKLIARQELPALAVLWAAAPAGLALLLAWPLAALRDSGSLAAVLGLSVLVSAGLLAAWRTWPLWNDVERLDGSLAQHWQALAGRDLTAWRGLLVAAIVVALAALIVLPAWPGLLPEGAGWPAALATLVLSPVLHLLLQRVAPAPMVSLRSTAQDLPSGDAEALFNAAAESTPLEAMAPQELTPALYEAARHGRIDRALQLLQAGADPHALPDPNWRDQRSLAVLAAVLPDLRLLRELIGRGVDVNAPHRGMTPLLAATRDSWHGRPEAVMTLLANGADSRAMDSDGNTPLHHAARSSDPGVAALLRDAAAEVDALNTEGWSPLAVACQVGNWRLARFLLERGARSEPNEGTPVLLAAAATEDDDPAGVQLLLKHKARADARDRQRRSALHEAALAGHVEIIGVLLGAGANLEARDALGRTPWLEAARAGRAAVIEHLLPHKPDLVAVDGEGRNAVLLAAMAEDVSPLLVKRLVDLGIAADASDPLGRRAVDYAAEAGRWAIVALLDPSYPLPAAVSDGLAERGEAASASGLLPDRPPLTLLREALGFGNTEGMAALARLCQPEELGGLLLDPELALEPRAVDWLLGHGADPYVRDACADTPMFALLSRGIDAVPALQVMLQRGLSPAGRGGLARFLAACAQHDQAARGLEQLALELLERGADPFAASPAGDPPLSLAVRLGWLRLQQALLNAGVDREARDSHGMTALHLATALAREGALKLLVQHGASPEARAADGQTPLGVALSIGRRDLADWLDWRVWPLPRRTLRESDLPAAAMAGDVDAVRRLNDLGFAIDAVDAQGCTALLRAAGGGHLAVVDLLLARGADPQHGAASGATPLSAAVSMRQVDIVSALLDAGAQLEHRLPGGVTVLMLASALGLPDIVARLLTAGADVHAGDAQQLGPLHCAALYGFSARDRSRLLALLDTLLLAGAEPDLAAAGSVTPLLLLLGARAEPGTACDEQVVMAAVERLLDEDVSLDVRDPRGFGPLHLAALHGLPLLVQRLLRAGADPEVRDSLNRSPREIAVMRGFIDVAGEFEPRVPGVSSMARFLRDNG; encoded by the coding sequence ATGACTGAGCTGTCGCGCCCACGCGCACTGTCGATCGCCTTCGTCCTCGGCGCCGTGCTGGCGCTGGCCTCGGTCGTGGGTGGGCTGCCCGGTGCCGTGCTTGCCGCACTGGCGCAGCCGGCGTTCGCGCTGGGCGTGTCGTGGTGGCGGCGCAGCCGCACGCTGCAGGCTCCGAAGCTGATCGCGCGGCAGGAACTGCCGGCGCTGGCGGTGCTGTGGGCCGCGGCCCCGGCAGGCCTGGCGCTGCTGCTGGCATGGCCGCTGGCGGCGCTGCGTGACAGCGGCAGCCTGGCCGCCGTGCTCGGCCTGAGCGTGCTGGTCAGTGCCGGCCTGCTGGCCGCGTGGCGCACCTGGCCGTTGTGGAACGATGTCGAACGCCTCGACGGCAGTCTCGCCCAGCATTGGCAGGCCCTGGCCGGGCGTGACCTGACCGCCTGGCGTGGCCTGCTGGTGGCGGCGATCGTGGTTGCCCTGGCTGCGCTGATCGTGCTGCCGGCGTGGCCGGGCCTGTTGCCGGAAGGCGCAGGTTGGCCCGCCGCACTGGCCACGCTGGTGCTGTCGCCGGTCCTGCACCTGCTGCTGCAGCGGGTGGCGCCGGCACCGATGGTCAGCCTGCGCAGCACCGCCCAGGACCTGCCCAGCGGCGATGCCGAAGCCCTGTTCAACGCCGCCGCCGAAAGCACGCCGCTGGAAGCGATGGCACCGCAGGAACTGACTCCGGCGCTGTACGAAGCCGCGCGCCACGGCCGCATCGACCGCGCGCTGCAGCTGCTGCAGGCCGGTGCCGACCCGCACGCGCTGCCGGACCCGAACTGGCGCGACCAGCGCAGCCTGGCCGTGCTCGCCGCCGTGCTGCCCGATCTGCGCCTGCTGCGCGAGCTGATCGGTCGCGGCGTTGACGTGAATGCCCCGCACCGTGGCATGACCCCGCTGCTGGCCGCCACGCGCGACAGCTGGCATGGCCGCCCCGAAGCGGTGATGACCCTGCTGGCCAACGGCGCCGATTCGCGCGCCATGGACAGCGATGGGAACACCCCGCTGCACCACGCCGCGCGCAGTTCCGACCCGGGCGTGGCCGCGCTGCTGCGCGATGCCGCCGCCGAGGTGGATGCGCTCAACACCGAAGGCTGGTCGCCGCTGGCGGTGGCCTGCCAGGTCGGCAACTGGCGCCTGGCCCGCTTCCTGCTGGAACGCGGTGCGCGCAGCGAACCCAACGAAGGCACTCCGGTGCTGCTGGCCGCCGCCGCCACCGAGGACGACGATCCGGCCGGCGTGCAGCTGCTGCTCAAGCACAAGGCGCGCGCCGATGCGCGCGACCGCCAGCGTCGCAGCGCACTGCACGAAGCCGCCCTGGCCGGCCATGTCGAGATCATCGGCGTGCTGCTGGGTGCTGGCGCCAACCTCGAAGCGCGCGATGCGCTGGGCCGCACGCCGTGGCTGGAAGCCGCCCGCGCCGGTCGCGCCGCCGTCATCGAACACCTGCTGCCGCACAAGCCGGATCTGGTGGCGGTCGATGGCGAAGGCCGCAACGCCGTGCTGCTGGCCGCGATGGCCGAGGATGTCTCGCCGCTGCTGGTCAAGCGCCTGGTCGATCTGGGCATCGCCGCCGATGCCAGCGATCCGCTTGGCCGTCGTGCGGTGGATTACGCCGCCGAAGCCGGGCGCTGGGCGATCGTGGCCCTGCTGGATCCGTCCTATCCGCTGCCGGCGGCGGTCAGCGATGGCCTGGCCGAGCGCGGTGAAGCCGCCAGCGCCAGCGGCCTGCTGCCCGACCGACCGCCGCTGACCCTGCTGCGCGAAGCGCTGGGCTTCGGCAATACCGAAGGCATGGCCGCGCTGGCCAGGCTGTGCCAGCCGGAAGAGCTGGGCGGCCTGCTGCTGGACCCGGAACTGGCGCTGGAACCGCGCGCGGTCGACTGGCTGCTGGGCCACGGTGCCGACCCGTACGTGCGCGACGCCTGTGCCGATACCCCCATGTTCGCCCTGCTGTCGCGTGGCATCGACGCGGTGCCGGCGCTGCAGGTGATGCTGCAGCGTGGCCTGTCGCCGGCTGGCCGCGGTGGCCTCGCGCGCTTCCTTGCCGCCTGCGCGCAGCACGACCAGGCTGCGCGCGGCCTGGAACAGCTGGCGCTGGAACTGCTCGAACGCGGCGCCGATCCATTCGCTGCTTCGCCGGCCGGTGATCCGCCGCTGTCGCTGGCGGTGCGCTTGGGCTGGCTGCGCCTGCAGCAGGCCCTGCTCAATGCCGGTGTCGATCGCGAAGCCCGCGACAGCCACGGCATGACCGCCCTGCACCTGGCCACCGCGCTGGCCCGCGAAGGCGCGCTGAAGCTGCTGGTGCAGCACGGTGCATCGCCGGAAGCGCGTGCCGCCGATGGCCAGACCCCGCTGGGCGTGGCGCTGTCGATCGGCCGCCGCGACCTGGCCGACTGGCTGGATTGGCGGGTGTGGCCGCTGCCGCGCCGCACCCTGCGCGAAAGCGACCTGCCGGCCGCCGCCATGGCCGGCGACGTCGATGCCGTGCGCCGCTTGAACGACCTGGGCTTTGCCATCGACGCCGTCGATGCGCAGGGCTGCACCGCGCTGCTGCGTGCGGCCGGCGGTGGACATCTGGCGGTGGTCGACCTGCTGCTGGCGCGTGGCGCCGATCCGCAGCACGGCGCCGCCAGTGGCGCGACCCCGCTGTCGGCGGCGGTCAGCATGCGCCAGGTGGATATCGTCTCGGCCCTGCTCGATGCCGGCGCCCAGCTGGAACACCGCCTGCCGGGCGGAGTGACCGTGCTGATGCTGGCCTCGGCGCTGGGCCTGCCGGACATCGTCGCGCGCCTGCTCACCGCCGGTGCCGATGTGCACGCCGGCGATGCGCAGCAGCTGGGCCCGCTGCACTGCGCGGCGCTGTACGGCTTCAGCGCCCGCGACCGTTCGCGCCTGCTGGCCCTGCTGGATACGCTGCTGCTGGCCGGCGCCGAGCCCGACCTGGCCGCGGCCGGTTCGGTCACGCCGTTGCTGCTGCTGCTGGGTGCACGTGCCGAGCCGGGCACCGCCTGCGACGAGCAGGTGGTGATGGCTGCAGTGGAGCGCCTGCTGGATGAGGACGTGAGCCTGGACGTGCGTGACCCGCGCGGCTTCGGCCCGCTGCACCTGGCGGCCCTGCACGGGCTGCCGCTGCTGGTGCAGCGCCTGCTGCGCGCCGGTGCCGATCCGGAAGTACGCGACAGCCTCAACCGCAGCCCGCGCGAGATCGCGGTCATGCGCGGCTTCATCGACGTGGCCGGCGAATTCGAACCGCGCGTGCCGGGCGTGTCCTCGATGGCCCGGTTCCTGCGCGACAACGGCTGA
- a CDS encoding YcgL domain-containing protein: MHAYVYKSQLKPDTYVYLARRDDFSALPAPLFTSLGALSFVLEVTLDAQRRLAQADPDKVRSELTERGFYLQVPPSVTSMMRRHYD, from the coding sequence ATGCACGCCTACGTCTATAAAAGCCAACTCAAGCCGGACACCTACGTCTATCTCGCCCGTCGTGATGATTTCAGCGCGCTGCCTGCGCCGCTGTTCACCTCGCTGGGTGCGCTGTCGTTCGTCCTCGAAGTGACCCTGGATGCGCAGCGCCGGCTGGCCCAGGCCGACCCGGACAAGGTCCGCAGCGAGCTGACCGAGCGGGGTTTCTACCTGCAGGTGCCGCCGTCGGTGACCAGCATGATGCGGCGCCACTATGACTGA
- a CDS encoding bifunctional acetate--CoA ligase family protein/GNAT family N-acetyltransferase yields MSTYHLQSVFRPQSVAVIGGSPRERSAGRAVMRNLRGTGFPGKVAWINPRHAEIDGIRTVKRLKDLDWVPDLVVITAPAAIVPQVVRTAAERGVQAAIILTAHLGEGPGSLSEQVETVARKHGLRILGPHCLGVIAPHARLNASIAAHFPQAGDLALISESSAIAAALVEWGVARSVGFSAVVSLGDTMDVDFGDLLDYFATDYRTRAILLYVEHIKDARKFMSAARAAARAKPVVVVKSGRAERVQPGSADTHVQALARADDVYGAAFNRAGLLRVNALDELFTAAETLGRLGTFPGRRLALLSNGGGVGRLAVDQLVALRGTLAQLSDSTVETLDKVLPQGWSRSNPVDIVVDADGDRYAAAIEALLADNENDAVMVVNVPTAFTSSADAAQALTRTLGLRPRHHRDKPVFAVWLGNDDQATATLNAARVPTYPTEAEAVRGFQHLVRYREAQNALMETPPSLPQDFSVDTARARALVDAALANGQQWLDPLATHDLLKAYGIPSAPVMHARDAHEAMDLAQPLLERGATVALKILSPDIPHKSEVDGVRLNLATLPAVQSAANAILERARQLRPDARIDGLLVQPTIIRPKAREIIVGIADDATFGPVIVVGRGGTAVEVINDKALALPPLDLRLAHELIGQTRASRILKAYGDVPAADERALALALVKLAQLAADIPEVRTLDINPLLVDGKGILALDARVAIAPSRILHKGRGHPRFSVFPYPKEWERTLELSDGGRAFVRPVRPEDDALFRAFFARVSDEDLRLRFFQSVKHFSHEFIARLTQLDYARSIALVAIDPRNGDMLGAVRLHADADYHRGEYGILIRSDLKGHGIGWRLMAIMIEYAKWLGLDVVEGQVLRENSTMLAMCQSLGFKTRLDPDDPTVMMVTLPVQQVEVPAPDL; encoded by the coding sequence ATGAGTACCTACCACCTGCAGTCCGTGTTCCGTCCGCAGTCGGTCGCGGTGATCGGCGGCAGCCCACGTGAGCGCTCCGCCGGCCGTGCGGTGATGCGCAACCTGCGTGGCACCGGCTTTCCCGGCAAGGTGGCGTGGATCAACCCGCGCCACGCCGAGATCGATGGCATCCGCACGGTCAAGCGGCTGAAGGACCTCGACTGGGTGCCCGACCTGGTGGTCATCACCGCGCCCGCGGCGATCGTGCCGCAGGTGGTGCGTACCGCCGCCGAGCGCGGCGTGCAGGCAGCGATCATCCTCACCGCGCATCTCGGTGAGGGCCCGGGCTCGCTGTCCGAACAGGTGGAAACGGTGGCGCGCAAGCACGGCCTGCGCATACTCGGCCCGCATTGCCTGGGCGTCATCGCGCCGCATGCGCGGCTCAACGCCAGCATCGCCGCGCACTTCCCGCAGGCCGGTGACCTCGCGCTGATCTCCGAATCCTCGGCGATTGCCGCTGCGCTGGTGGAGTGGGGCGTGGCACGCTCGGTGGGTTTTTCCGCCGTGGTTTCGCTGGGCGACACCATGGACGTCGACTTCGGCGACCTGCTCGATTACTTCGCCACCGACTACCGCACCCGCGCCATCCTGCTCTACGTCGAACACATCAAGGACGCGCGCAAGTTCATGTCAGCCGCGCGTGCCGCCGCGCGCGCCAAGCCCGTGGTGGTGGTCAAATCCGGCCGCGCCGAGCGCGTGCAGCCCGGCAGCGCCGACACCCACGTGCAGGCGCTTGCCCGCGCCGATGATGTCTACGGCGCTGCTTTCAACCGCGCCGGCCTGTTGCGTGTGAATGCACTGGACGAGCTGTTCACCGCAGCGGAGACCCTCGGTCGGCTCGGTACCTTCCCCGGCCGCCGCCTGGCCTTGCTCAGCAATGGCGGTGGCGTCGGCCGCCTGGCGGTGGACCAGCTGGTCGCGCTGCGTGGCACCCTTGCGCAGCTGTCCGACAGCACGGTGGAAACGCTGGACAAAGTGCTGCCGCAGGGCTGGTCGCGCAGCAACCCGGTCGACATCGTGGTCGACGCCGATGGTGATCGCTACGCGGCTGCCATCGAGGCGCTGCTGGCCGACAACGAGAACGATGCGGTGATGGTGGTCAACGTGCCCACTGCGTTCACCTCTTCTGCCGATGCCGCGCAGGCACTGACCCGCACGCTCGGCCTGCGCCCGCGCCACCACCGCGACAAGCCGGTGTTCGCGGTATGGCTGGGCAATGATGACCAGGCCACCGCCACGCTCAACGCGGCGCGCGTGCCGACCTATCCGACCGAGGCCGAAGCCGTGCGCGGCTTCCAGCACCTGGTGCGCTACCGCGAAGCGCAGAACGCGCTGATGGAAACGCCGCCCAGCCTGCCGCAGGATTTCAGCGTGGATACCGCGCGCGCGCGCGCGCTGGTCGACGCCGCACTGGCCAATGGCCAGCAGTGGCTGGACCCGCTGGCCACCCACGATCTGCTCAAGGCCTACGGCATTCCGTCCGCCCCGGTGATGCATGCGCGCGACGCGCACGAAGCGATGGACCTGGCGCAGCCGCTGCTGGAGCGCGGTGCCACGGTCGCGCTGAAGATCCTGTCGCCGGACATTCCGCACAAATCCGAAGTGGATGGCGTGCGCCTGAATCTGGCGACGTTGCCGGCAGTGCAGAGCGCGGCCAATGCCATCCTCGAACGCGCCCGCCAGCTGCGCCCGGATGCGCGCATCGACGGCCTGCTGGTGCAGCCGACCATCATCCGCCCGAAGGCGCGCGAGATCATCGTCGGCATCGCCGATGACGCCACGTTCGGCCCGGTCATCGTGGTCGGCCGCGGCGGCACCGCGGTGGAAGTGATCAATGACAAGGCGCTGGCGCTGCCACCGCTGGACCTGCGCCTGGCCCACGAACTGATCGGCCAGACCCGTGCCTCGCGCATCCTCAAGGCCTATGGCGATGTGCCGGCCGCCGATGAGCGCGCGCTGGCGCTGGCGCTGGTGAAGCTGGCGCAGCTGGCGGCCGACATTCCCGAAGTGCGCACGCTGGACATCAACCCGCTGCTGGTGGACGGCAAGGGCATCCTCGCCCTCGACGCACGCGTGGCCATCGCGCCGTCGCGCATCCTGCACAAGGGCCGTGGTCACCCGCGTTTTTCGGTGTTCCCGTACCCGAAGGAGTGGGAGCGCACCCTCGAACTGTCCGATGGCGGACGCGCCTTCGTGCGCCCGGTGCGGCCGGAGGACGATGCACTGTTCCGCGCGTTCTTCGCCCGCGTCAGCGATGAAGACCTGCGCCTGCGCTTCTTCCAGTCGGTGAAGCACTTCAGCCACGAGTTCATCGCGCGGCTGACCCAGCTCGACTACGCGCGCTCGATCGCGCTGGTGGCCATCGACCCGCGCAACGGCGACATGCTCGGTGCGGTGCGCCTGCATGCCGACGCCGACTACCATCGCGGTGAGTACGGCATCCTGATCCGCTCGGACCTGAAGGGCCACGGCATCGGCTGGCGCCTGATGGCGATCATGATCGAGTACGCCAAGTGGCTGGGGCTGGACGTGGTGGAGGGCCAGGTGCTGCGCGAGAACAGCACCATGCTGGCGATGTGCCAGAGCCTGGGCTTCAAGACCCGGCTGGACCCGGACGACCCGACCGTGATGATGGTGACCCTGCCGGTGCAGCAGGTCGAAGTGCCTGCCCCGGACTTGTAG
- the mgtE gene encoding magnesium transporter, which produces MNQKQLLRPVADAAALAAPLASYNTADAVEFLNTLDLERAAETLAALSLPRAVKMLEAPELHRSGELVAALPPARAAALLGLMADDRATDIVHELDEEERARLIPLLGSDARQAIQTLLSYPANTAGALMTTEFVAVPATWTVAQTLQHIRQVERTRETVYAIYVLDPASQQLQQVVTMRRLITGLPEESILDVAQVNPPVTVDALLDQEEVARLIRRHDLLAIPVVDAQQHLLGIVTVDDVLDALIEESTEDAHKFGGMEALDKPYMQIGFFEMLRKRAGWLSVLFLGEMLTASAMQHYEDELARAVVLTLFIPLIMSSGGNSGSQATSLLIRSLALRELRLSDWWKVALREVPTGMVLGAILGCLAIVRIVIWQLGGLHDYGEHWILLAITIGAALVGIVTFGSLSGSMLPFILKRLGFDPASASAPFVATLVDVTGLVIYFSIAALILHGTLL; this is translated from the coding sequence ATGAACCAGAAGCAATTGCTGCGCCCGGTGGCCGACGCCGCTGCCCTCGCCGCACCCTTGGCCAGCTACAACACCGCCGACGCGGTGGAGTTCCTCAACACGCTCGACCTGGAGCGCGCCGCCGAAACGCTGGCCGCGCTGTCGCTGCCGCGCGCGGTGAAGATGCTCGAAGCGCCCGAACTGCACCGCAGTGGCGAGCTGGTGGCCGCATTGCCGCCGGCCCGCGCCGCCGCGCTGCTGGGGCTGATGGCCGATGACCGCGCCACCGACATCGTCCACGAGCTGGACGAGGAAGAACGCGCGCGGCTGATCCCGCTGCTGGGCAGCGATGCCCGCCAGGCCATCCAGACGCTGCTGAGCTACCCGGCAAACACCGCCGGCGCGCTGATGACCACCGAGTTCGTCGCCGTGCCCGCTACCTGGACGGTGGCTCAGACCCTGCAGCACATCCGCCAGGTCGAGCGCACCCGCGAGACCGTGTACGCGATCTACGTGCTCGATCCGGCCAGCCAGCAGCTGCAGCAGGTGGTGACCATGCGCCGGCTGATCACCGGCCTGCCGGAGGAATCGATCCTCGACGTGGCCCAGGTCAATCCGCCGGTCACCGTCGATGCCCTGCTGGACCAGGAAGAAGTGGCGCGGCTGATCCGTCGCCACGACCTGCTGGCCATTCCGGTGGTGGACGCGCAGCAGCACCTGCTGGGCATCGTCACCGTCGACGACGTGCTCGATGCGCTCATCGAGGAATCGACCGAGGACGCGCACAAGTTCGGCGGCATGGAAGCGCTGGACAAGCCGTACATGCAGATCGGTTTCTTCGAGATGCTGCGCAAGCGCGCCGGCTGGCTGAGTGTGCTGTTCCTCGGCGAGATGCTCACCGCCAGCGCGATGCAGCACTACGAGGACGAGCTGGCGCGCGCGGTGGTGCTGACCCTGTTCATTCCGCTCATCATGAGCTCGGGCGGCAACTCCGGTTCGCAGGCCACCTCGCTGCTGATCCGCAGCCTGGCCCTGCGCGAGCTGCGCTTGAGCGACTGGTGGAAGGTGGCGCTGCGCGAAGTGCCGACCGGCATGGTGCTGGGCGCCATCCTCGGCTGTCTGGCCATCGTGCGCATCGTCATCTGGCAGCTGGGCGGCCTGCATGACTACGGCGAGCACTGGATCCTGCTGGCCATCACCATCGGCGCGGCCCTGGTGGGCATCGTCACGTTCGGCTCGCTGTCCGGCTCGATGCTGCCCTTCATCCTCAAGCGCCTGGGCTTCGACCCGGCCAGCGCCTCGGCACCGTTCGTGGCCACCCTGGTGGACGTGACCGGCCTGGTGATCTACTTCAGCATCGCCGCCCTCATCCTGCACGGCACCCTGCTGTAA
- a CDS encoding excinuclease ATPase subunit, whose translation MRRTLMIATATALLALTTTASARDTRVEQSLRELVSSQAAKDAGIDGSVRFYLAGQPVSVQQRLGEDVTNKKTNAANKSDEEACRWVALSALRALQDGAKSRGANAVVDIVSYYKKNEFKSATNYECYAGAILAGVALKGTYAKVK comes from the coding sequence ATGCGTCGTACCCTGATGATCGCCACGGCCACCGCACTGCTGGCCCTGACCACCACCGCCTCGGCCCGCGACACCCGCGTCGAGCAGTCCCTGCGCGAGCTGGTCAGCTCGCAGGCCGCCAAGGATGCCGGCATCGACGGCAGCGTGCGCTTCTACCTGGCCGGCCAGCCGGTCAGCGTGCAGCAGCGCCTGGGCGAGGACGTGACCAACAAGAAGACCAACGCCGCCAACAAGAGCGACGAGGAAGCCTGCCGCTGGGTGGCCCTGTCGGCGCTGCGCGCCCTGCAGGATGGCGCCAAGTCGCGCGGCGCCAATGCCGTGGTTGACATCGTCAGCTACTACAAGAAGAACGAGTTCAAGAGCGCGACCAATTACGAGTGCTACGCCGGCGCGATCCTGGCGGGCGTGGCGCTGAAGGGCACCTACGCCAAGGTAAAGTAA